Proteins encoded within one genomic window of Bacteroidota bacterium:
- a CDS encoding Na+:solute symporter gives MLALIDYIIIGAYLLLSLGIGLYYRERAGKSLGEFFLGGRSLPWHIAGISMVATTFAADTPLAVNELVVQKGIAGNWLWWCALFGGMLTTFFFARLWRRSGVMTEVELTELRYGGKPAAMLRGFRAVYLGVFMNVLILGWVNLAMISILQEFFGLSAQTALMWTGGVMLLTALYSSVSGLMGVAITDMVQFIIAIAGCIILAILVVNSAEVGGIEGMKEKLAVSHPGSLSFFPKLGSSGSVAGEFTLGIGAFLAFVGVQWWASWYPGAEPGGGGYVAQRMMSAKNEKHAIWATLFFQVAHYCLRPWPWILVGLCSLILYPDLTEATARMGYVRAMKDYLPVGLKGLMLVAFLAAYMSTISTQLNWGASYLVNDLYKRFLKRPAQLGSNEKAEKHYVSVSRLITILTMLLSLAVTPMITSISGVWSFIMECGAGLGLVLILRWYWWRINAWSEITATLAPFVVMGALAVMRSGLAADAVLPWWAEFPGSFFLTVGVTTVSWLAVTFLTTPENMGTLNQFYTRVRPAGGWKPVRVALGMAPEKTPILGLLVCWLSAVMFTYSLLFATGSLILHEWVNLGWYALSAGMAFGVFRYAVGKTNVFAD, from the coding sequence ATGTTAGCACTTATCGACTACATCATCATCGGCGCCTACCTTTTGCTTTCACTCGGCATTGGTCTTTATTACCGCGAGCGGGCGGGCAAAAGCCTGGGCGAATTTTTTCTCGGCGGGCGTTCGCTGCCGTGGCACATTGCAGGCATTTCCATGGTGGCCACCACCTTCGCGGCCGATACGCCGCTGGCCGTAAACGAACTGGTGGTGCAAAAAGGCATTGCCGGCAACTGGCTCTGGTGGTGTGCGCTTTTTGGCGGCATGCTCACCACGTTTTTCTTTGCGCGTTTGTGGCGCCGCTCAGGTGTGATGACCGAAGTGGAGCTTACCGAACTCCGCTACGGCGGCAAACCGGCTGCCATGCTGCGCGGCTTCCGTGCGGTTTACCTCGGCGTGTTTATGAATGTGCTTATACTCGGCTGGGTAAACTTAGCCATGATCTCCATTTTGCAGGAGTTCTTCGGCCTCAGTGCACAAACAGCGCTTATGTGGACCGGCGGCGTCATGCTGCTTACCGCGTTGTATTCGTCCGTGTCGGGGCTCATGGGTGTAGCTATTACGGATATGGTGCAGTTTATTATTGCCATTGCCGGCTGCATTATTCTGGCCATTCTGGTGGTCAATTCGGCTGAGGTGGGTGGTATTGAGGGTATGAAGGAAAAGCTGGCCGTGTCGCATCCGGGCAGTTTGTCGTTTTTCCCAAAACTGGGCAGCAGCGGCTCGGTAGCGGGCGAATTTACGCTCGGCATCGGTGCCTTTCTGGCCTTTGTGGGCGTGCAGTGGTGGGCCAGCTGGTATCCGGGTGCCGAACCCGGCGGCGGCGGCTACGTAGCGCAGCGTATGATGAGTGCAAAAAACGAAAAGCACGCCATCTGGGCCACCCTGTTTTTTCAGGTGGCGCACTATTGCCTGCGTCCCTGGCCGTGGATTCTGGTAGGCCTCTGCTCACTCATTCTTTATCCTGATCTTACTGAGGCTACCGCCCGCATGGGCTACGTGCGCGCCATGAAAGATTATCTGCCCGTGGGGCTCAAAGGCCTTATGCTGGTGGCTTTTCTTGCGGCCTACATGAGCACCATTTCCACGCAGCTCAACTGGGGCGCCAGCTATTTAGTGAATGATTTGTACAAACGTTTTCTCAAACGTCCAGCGCAGCTTGGCAGCAATGAAAAAGCCGAAAAGCATTACGTATCGGTTTCGCGCCTCATCACCATCCTCACCATGCTGCTTTCGCTGGCTGTAACACCCATGATTACGTCTATTTCGGGCGTGTGGAGTTTTATTATGGAGTGTGGCGCAGGGCTGGGGCTGGTGCTCATTCTGCGCTGGTACTGGTGGCGCATCAACGCCTGGAGCGAAATTACGGCCACGCTGGCGCCGTTTGTGGTTATGGGCGCGCTGGCGGTTATGCGCAGCGGTCTGGCGGCTGATGCCGTATTGCCGTGGTGGGCCGAATTTCCGGGCAGCTTTTTCCTCACGGTGGGCGTAACCACGGTTTCTTGGCTGGCGGTTACTTTTCTTACAACGCCGGAGAACATGGGCACACTCAACCAATTTTACACCCGTGTGCGCCCGGCCGGCGGCTGGAAACCGGTGCGTGTGGCCCTGGGTATGGCCCCCGAAAAAACGCCGATACTCGGCCTGCTGGTGTGCTGGCTCAGCGCGGTTATGTTTACCTACAGCCTGCTGTTTGCCACCGGTTCACTCATTTTGCACGAGTGGGTAAATCTGGGCTGGTATGCGCTCAGCGCAGGCATGGCATTCGGGGTTTTCAGGTATGCGGTGGGCAAAACCAATGTGTTTGCCGACTAA
- a CDS encoding proline--tRNA ligase, which translates to MAKDLTTREKDYSQWYQDIVTKADLAEHSDVRGCMVIKPYGYAIWENMRDVLDRMFKATGHVNAYFPLFVPKSFLEKEEGHAEGFAKECAVVTHYRLKNDPDNPGKLMVDPESKLEEELIVRPTSEAIIWNTYRGWIQSYRDLPLLINQWANVVRWEMRTRLFLRTTEFLWQEGHTAHSTKAEAIEETERMLHVYADFVENYMGVPVIKGIKTASERFAGAEETYCIEALMQDGKALQAGTSHFLGQNFAKAFDVQFANKDGKLEHVWATSWGVSTRLMGALVMSHSDDNGLVLPPKLAPTQVVIVPIYRTDEERARIAERVAEIEKQLVMRGIRVKFDNRDTQRPGWKFAEYELRGVPLRIGIGPKDLEANQVELARRDTLTKGAVSQTGLADHIEKLLHEIQDNLYKQAQERRAAASHHVNTWDEFTAALDKGGFVYAHWDGTAETEQKIKDKTKATIRCIPLNNPQEAGVCILSGQPSAQRVVFARAY; encoded by the coding sequence ATGGCCAAAGACTTAACCACACGCGAGAAAGATTATTCCCAGTGGTATCAGGACATTGTAACAAAAGCCGATCTGGCAGAACACTCTGACGTGCGCGGCTGCATGGTAATTAAACCGTATGGCTATGCCATTTGGGAAAACATGCGCGATGTGCTTGACCGGATGTTTAAAGCAACCGGACACGTGAACGCTTATTTTCCGCTGTTTGTGCCAAAAAGTTTTTTGGAAAAGGAAGAAGGCCACGCCGAAGGATTTGCCAAGGAATGTGCGGTAGTGACACATTACCGCCTGAAAAATGACCCCGACAATCCGGGTAAACTGATGGTGGACCCTGAGTCGAAACTGGAGGAAGAACTGATTGTGCGCCCCACTTCGGAAGCCATTATCTGGAATACCTACCGGGGCTGGATACAAAGCTACCGCGACCTGCCCCTGCTGATAAACCAGTGGGCCAACGTGGTGCGCTGGGAAATGCGCACCCGCCTGTTTTTGCGCACCACCGAGTTTTTGTGGCAGGAAGGCCACACCGCACACAGCACCAAAGCCGAAGCCATAGAAGAAACCGAGCGCATGCTGCATGTGTATGCCGACTTTGTAGAAAACTACATGGGCGTGCCGGTAATTAAAGGCATAAAAACCGCCAGCGAACGCTTTGCCGGTGCCGAAGAAACCTACTGCATTGAAGCACTGATGCAGGACGGCAAGGCACTGCAGGCAGGCACATCGCACTTTCTGGGGCAAAATTTTGCCAAAGCGTTTGATGTGCAGTTTGCCAACAAAGACGGCAAGCTGGAACACGTGTGGGCCACAAGCTGGGGCGTATCGACCCGCCTGATGGGCGCACTGGTAATGAGCCACAGCGACGATAACGGCCTTGTGCTGCCGCCCAAACTGGCGCCCACGCAGGTAGTAATTGTGCCCATATACCGCACCGACGAAGAACGCGCCCGCATTGCCGAGCGTGTGGCCGAAATTGAAAAGCAATTGGTGATGCGCGGCATACGCGTGAAGTTTGACAACCGCGATACGCAGCGCCCCGGCTGGAAATTTGCCGAGTACGAACTGCGCGGTGTGCCCCTGCGCATTGGCATTGGACCCAAAGACCTTGAGGCAAACCAGGTGGAACTGGCCCGCCGCGACACGCTTACGAAAGGCGCTGTGTCGCAAACCGGACTGGCCGACCACATTGAAAAACTGCTGCACGAAATACAGGACAACCTGTATAAACAAGCACAGGAGCGCCGTGCTGCCGCCAGCCACCATGTAAACACGTGGGATGAATTTACAGCTGCGCTTGACAAAGGCGGCTTTGTATATGCCCACTGGGACGGCACCGCCGAAACCGAGCAGAAGATTAAAGACAAAACCAAAGCCACCATACGCTGCATTCCGCTTAATAACCCGCAGGAAGCCGGTGTATGCATACTGAGCGGGCAGCCCTCAGCCCAGCGCGTGGTGTTTGCCCGCGCCTATTAA
- a CDS encoding lectin ESA-2 — protein MSTNKSNNNLHLVQNQWGGSSAPWNPGGIFLIGSRDGQNVVALNVTSADGGKTLTGTMTYAREGQIGFRATMTLCNNYAVENQWGGSSAPWNPGGTFVLGSRGNQRVVAINISSADNGNTLTGSMTYAGEGPIGFKSQLVDGGAYSVLNSWGSSKGNPGGIFIMGGRAAQNVVAVNISSTDGGNTLSGTMTYAGEGPIGFTGKLYGANNYVVENSWGGTSGHPGGTWLIGSRESQNVVALNISSSDGGATLSGDMTYAGEGHIGFIGNQL, from the coding sequence ATGTCAACCAACAAATCAAACAACAACCTGCACCTTGTACAGAACCAGTGGGGTGGTTCTTCAGCTCCGTGGAATCCGGGCGGAATTTTCCTGATCGGTTCAAGAGATGGTCAGAATGTGGTAGCACTTAATGTGACCTCAGCCGATGGTGGCAAAACACTTACAGGCACCATGACGTATGCCAGAGAAGGTCAGATCGGGTTCCGGGCCACCATGACGCTGTGCAACAATTATGCAGTGGAAAACCAGTGGGGCGGAAGTTCCGCACCGTGGAATCCCGGTGGCACCTTCGTACTCGGAAGCCGTGGCAACCAGCGTGTGGTAGCCATCAACATCAGTTCTGCCGACAACGGCAACACCCTTACGGGCAGTATGACGTATGCCGGCGAAGGCCCGATCGGGTTCAAGAGTCAGCTTGTGGATGGCGGTGCCTATTCGGTGCTCAACTCCTGGGGAAGTTCAAAAGGTAATCCCGGCGGTATTTTCATCATGGGCGGCCGCGCCGCTCAGAATGTGGTGGCCGTAAACATATCGTCAACCGATGGCGGCAATACACTTTCCGGCACCATGACATACGCCGGCGAAGGTCCGATCGGTTTCACCGGTAAATTGTATGGCGCTAATAACTACGTAGTGGAAAACTCGTGGGGCGGTACATCCGGTCATCCCGGCGGCACATGGCTCATCGGTAGTCGCGAAAGCCAAAACGTGGTGGCCCTGAACATCAGCTCTTCCGACGGCGGAGCCACACTCAGCGGCGATATGACCTATGCCGGCGAAGGTCATATCGGGTTTATCGGCAACCAGCTGTAA